In Ipomoea triloba cultivar NCNSP0323 chromosome 15, ASM357664v1, one genomic interval encodes:
- the LOC116006708 gene encoding uncharacterized protein LOC116006708 yields MKHSEETTISGDARRGMVVVELPLGDASSTFNLEKAVCSHGLFMMAPNHWDPLTKTLERPLRLSDDHHCADHEISVTVRVSHPSDSPQSLRLHVFDTDCLSAQQHQSLMAQVRRMLRLSEEEEKMVREFQEMYGQAKERGFGRVFRSPILFEDMVKCILLCNCQWSRTLSMAKALCELQLELSSSDKKFSLSVESDHFIPKTPAAKEKRKKAGVHKCSKNLSARLAEAQAATEEDNVLTTGSAEIVDCPPKFKGLSSKDISSDKKEDFLLGSDISQTPSNLCTDNPRSSSDLHSAEVELNTLNGVGNFPSPRELAELNESFLAKRCNLGYRAGRIINLARGVVEGRIPLKEIEECCSKPNVSNYDELSRQLKEIDGFGPFTCANVLMCLGYYHVIPTDSETIRHLKQVHAKSSSILTVQKDVEAIYGKYEPFQFLVYWSEIWHFYEEWFGKLSEMPQSGYNRITASNMRPKRNAKSKRIKTSA; encoded by the exons ATGAAGCACAGCGAAGAGACTACCATTTCCGGCGACGCCCGCCGCGGCATGGTGGTGGTGGAGCTGCCGCTCGGCGACGCTTCCTCCACATTCAACTTAGAGAAAGCAGTGTGCAGCCACGGGCTGTTCATGATGGCACCTAACCACTGGGACCCACTCACAAAAACCCTAGAACGCCCGCTGCGCCTCTCCGACGACCACCATTGCGCTGATCACGAAATCTCCGTCACCGTCAGAGTCTCTCACCCCTCCGACTCCCCTCAGTCTCTCAGGCTCCACGTCTTCGACACTGATTGTCTCTCTGCTCAACAACACCAGTCATTGATG GCTCAAGTTAGAAGAATGTTGAGATTATCAGAGGAAGAGGAGAAAATGGTAAGAGAGTTTCAAGAGATGTATGGGCAAGCAAAGGAGAGAGGATTTGGGAGAGTATTCAGGTCGCCGATATTGTTTGAAGACATGGTCAAGTGTATTCTGCTCTGCAATTGCCA GTGGTCAAGGACATTGAGCATGGCTAAAGCACTTTGTGAGCTTCAATTGGAACTAAGTAGTAGTGATAAAAAGTTTAGTCTTAGTGTTGAAAGTGATCATTTTATTCCGAAAACGCCTGctgcaaaagaaaaaaggaaaaaagctGGAGTTCATAAATGCTCCAAAAACCTGTCAGCAAGGCTTGCTGAAGCCCAAGCAGCAACAGAAGAAGATAATGTCTTGACAACTGGTTCAGCTGAAATTGTAGACTGCCCGCCAAAGTTCAAGGGATTAAGTTCAAAAGACATATCGTCAGATAAAAAAGAAGACTTTCTCCTAGGAAGTGACATATCTCAAACCCCATCAAACCTTTGTACTGATAATCCACGTTCTTCATCTGACCTGCATTCTGCAGAGGTAGAGCTCAATACCCTCAATGGTGTGGGGAATTTTCCTAGTCCAAGGGAATTGGCTGAACTCAATGAAAGTTTCCTTGCAAAGCGCTGTAATCTTGGCTACAGAGCTGGCCGGATTATTAATCTTGCTCGTGGTGTAGTTGAAGGCAGGATTCCACtcaaagaaattgaagaatgtTGCAGCAAGCCAAACGTATCCAACTATGATGAGTTGTCCAGGCAGCTGAAAGAAATAGATGGATTTGGGCCATTTACTTGTGCAAATGTGCTCATGTGTTTGGGATATTACCATGTGATTCCTACAGATTCCGAGACAATCAGGCATCTAAAACAG GTTCATGCAAAATCCTCTTCCATTCTAACAGTTCAAAAGGATGTTGAAGCAATTTATGGAAAATATGAACCATTTCAATTCTTGGTATATTG GTCGGAGATATGGCACTTTTATGAGGAATGGTTTGGAAAATTAAGTGAAATGCCACAATCTGGTTATAATCGTATTACTGCCTCGAATATGAGACCAAAAAGAAATGCCAAAAGCAAGAGGATCAAAACAAGCGCTTGA
- the LOC116005742 gene encoding uncharacterized protein LOC116005742, translating to MDGTHLYGKYKGHLLLVVGMNANRKIFPVAYSIVDSENAASWTWFMTLLATHVFLDYESMCIISDRHARTDAAFRDSPALHLPRVQRRYCLRHIRSNVMTRNMNRTLRALISETGTTTTRRDFGNKMERIRAEWPASYNYLASIDAEKWALSHDGGHRYGLMTTNSSESFNNSLKGCRMLPMTALARLTFHKIRIMFADRRTAGQRMREVELHWPKKVVEELAQREQQASNATIERYNDSTGLYGVALQRRHTTQRPLRFHKVCLNDSSCDCGKWNVNTSLPCAHIIAVCHFQKVTYDSFVPDVFSIEQYIASYAANFYPPVQ from the coding sequence ATGGATGGAACACATCTATATGGAAAATACAAAGGCCACCTCCTTTTAGTGGTCGGGATGAACGCTAATCGGAAAATCTTTCCAGTCGCATATTCAATTGTTGACTCTGAAAATGCGGCAAGCTGGACTTGGTTCATGACACTACTAGCCACACATGTCTTCCTCGATTATGAGTCGATGTGTATCATTTCGGATAGGCATGCTAGGACTGATGCGGCATTCCGGGATTCGCCTGCATTACATCTGCCACGAGTCCAACGCCGATACTGTCTTAGACACATCCGCAGTAACGTCATGACCCGGAACATGAATAGGACTTTGAGGGCATTAATCTCGGAAACTGGTACTACAACCACACGTAGAGATTTTGGGAACAAGATGGAGAGAATAAGAGCTGAATGGCCTGCATCGTACAATTATCTGGCAAGTATTGACGCTGAAAAATGGGCATTGTCTCACGATGGTGGTCACCGTTATGGGCTAATGACAACCAATTCGTCCGAATCGTTTAACAATTCACTTAAGGGTTGTCGTATGTTGCCAATGACTGCGCTAGCCAGACTCACTTTCCATAAAATAAGGATAATGTTCGCAGATAGGAGAACAGCTGGCCAAAGGATGCGGGAAGTAGAGTTGCATTGGCCTAAGAAAGTTGTTGAAGAGTTGGCACAACGAGAGCAACAGGCGTCCAATGCAACCATTGAGAGGTATAATGACTCAACAGGATTATACGGGGTTGCTCTTCAAAGACGACATACCACACAACGCCCGTTGCGATTTCATAAAGTTTGTTTGAACGACTCTAGCTGCGATTGTGGAAAGTGGAACGTCAACACCTCCTTACCTTGTGCACACATCATTGCAGTATGCCATTTTCAAAAAGTTACGTATGACTCATTTGTGCCAGATGTGTTCTCCATAGAGCAATACATAGCCAGTTATGCAGCTAATTTCTATCCCCCCGTGCAATGA